A stretch of the Mycobacterium sp. ITM-2016-00317 genome encodes the following:
- a CDS encoding phosphotransferase, with translation MGLFTDRPITAQPVPAMASPSWWSADSDCFDVRADDSLAPRDAFVKSMIGHAGAYVDIAGSFDAATEAGENGVGPRVLAADADAGVLVLENLIDSSSTATLDVFDDDARLEQLLTLRARVHLFGSISRTASVFDDIRALSALIQANSVPLPKDFGWMMRQLDMAEKRIMATGFDVVPCHGDGNVSNVLLTDGGDMLLLDWDVAAQMDPLQDIGVVLAEVRSFDGDARAAFEIAWGTFDQSLFDRARVYGVADCVRWGMVGAYADTARPGTLEYSKFSDWQFVRARAGLGDVHFHDRLRNL, from the coding sequence ATGGGGTTGTTCACCGACAGGCCCATCACCGCCCAACCCGTGCCGGCCATGGCCAGTCCGAGTTGGTGGAGCGCAGACTCGGACTGCTTCGACGTCCGTGCCGATGACTCCTTGGCGCCACGCGACGCCTTCGTGAAATCGATGATCGGGCACGCCGGTGCCTACGTCGACATAGCCGGGTCGTTCGATGCAGCCACTGAGGCAGGAGAGAACGGCGTGGGGCCGCGCGTGCTTGCGGCCGATGCAGATGCCGGAGTGCTGGTGCTGGAGAACCTGATCGACTCATCGTCGACGGCCACGCTGGACGTTTTCGACGACGATGCCCGGCTCGAGCAGCTGCTCACGCTAAGGGCGCGGGTGCACCTGTTCGGATCGATCTCCCGCACGGCTAGCGTTTTCGACGACATCCGGGCTCTCTCCGCGTTGATCCAGGCCAACTCCGTGCCGCTGCCGAAAGACTTCGGATGGATGATGCGGCAGCTCGACATGGCTGAGAAGCGGATAATGGCAACGGGATTCGACGTGGTGCCGTGCCACGGGGACGGCAATGTCTCCAACGTCTTGCTGACCGACGGTGGCGACATGCTTCTCCTCGACTGGGATGTCGCCGCGCAGATGGACCCGCTGCAGGATATCGGCGTGGTGCTGGCAGAGGTCCGCTCATTCGACGGGGACGCCCGGGCGGCGTTCGAGATCGCGTGGGGCACGTTTGATCAGTCGTTGTTCGACCGCGCGCGGGTCTACGGCGTCGCTGATTGCGTCCGGTGGGGAATGGTCGGTGCGTACGCCGACACCGCCCGGCCGGGCACCCTAGAGTACTCGAAATTCTCCGACTGGCAATTCGTGCGAGCACGTGCGGGCCTGGGCGACGTGCACTTCCACGATCGTCTGAGGAACCTGTGA
- a CDS encoding amidase family protein: MIDDVLDAGADIVRSGYRSGAFTPVDVLERTLDRIESRNPVINAMAHVDTEGARTAAQASARRWACGAPLSPMDGLPVTIKDSVHAAGMPWRHGCAAFGHLADSSADSPPAARLKEAGAVIVGKTTMPDFGMMAAGVSSLYGITRNPWDPTRNPGGSSAGAGASLAAGIGFSSVGSDIAGSVRLPAGHCGLVALKPTQGRIPHTAPSTVRSAGPMGRTVDDVFDLYDVLTVPDPRDLWSLPPEIGPPVRNPLTPHGLRIGVLTDLGHGFTADAAVLAVVAEAAAALRDAGAEVTAMAPVFTPARDATSPIAGDPYPALDRLFQVRALAELQSIPLELRELVHPAIRQWCSPAADLHATDFTRDGEAVAKSAEQMRAACAAYDFVIAPVLPVVGFAAEECGLDPSRPLAHCGFTAWFNQTGQPAAALCFGISDAMPVGLQVVGARFADREVLRFTKWLERSRPFTIAWPEFASTHTGGR; encoded by the coding sequence GTGATCGACGACGTGCTCGACGCCGGGGCGGACATCGTTCGCTCCGGGTACCGCAGCGGGGCGTTCACGCCGGTGGACGTTCTCGAGCGCACCCTGGACCGGATCGAGTCCCGCAATCCGGTCATCAACGCCATGGCTCATGTCGACACCGAGGGAGCCCGGACCGCGGCGCAGGCCTCGGCAAGGCGATGGGCGTGCGGTGCGCCGCTGAGCCCGATGGACGGCCTGCCGGTCACCATCAAGGACAGCGTGCACGCGGCCGGCATGCCGTGGCGCCACGGCTGTGCCGCGTTCGGCCACCTCGCCGACTCCTCCGCCGACTCGCCTCCGGCCGCGCGCCTGAAAGAGGCCGGTGCCGTCATCGTCGGCAAGACCACCATGCCCGACTTCGGGATGATGGCCGCGGGCGTCAGTTCGCTATACGGGATCACTCGCAATCCCTGGGATCCCACTCGAAACCCCGGCGGTTCAAGCGCGGGAGCAGGCGCGTCGCTGGCAGCGGGCATCGGTTTCTCATCGGTGGGTTCCGACATCGCCGGGTCGGTGCGGTTGCCGGCTGGGCACTGCGGGCTGGTCGCGCTCAAGCCCACCCAGGGCCGCATCCCGCACACCGCGCCATCCACCGTGCGGTCGGCAGGACCGATGGGGCGTACCGTCGACGATGTCTTCGATCTGTACGACGTACTGACTGTGCCCGACCCGCGCGACCTGTGGAGCCTGCCGCCGGAGATCGGTCCGCCCGTACGAAATCCGCTGACACCGCACGGTCTTCGCATCGGGGTGCTGACCGATCTCGGCCACGGGTTCACCGCCGACGCCGCGGTGCTGGCGGTGGTCGCGGAAGCGGCGGCGGCGCTGCGCGATGCGGGTGCAGAGGTGACGGCGATGGCTCCGGTGTTCACTCCCGCCCGTGACGCGACGAGCCCAATCGCCGGCGACCCCTATCCAGCGCTGGACCGCTTGTTTCAAGTCCGGGCGCTTGCCGAACTCCAATCGATCCCACTCGAGCTGCGCGAGTTGGTGCACCCAGCCATCCGGCAGTGGTGTTCACCTGCTGCTGACCTTCACGCCACCGACTTCACACGCGACGGCGAGGCGGTGGCGAAGTCGGCGGAGCAAATGCGGGCTGCCTGTGCCGCATACGACTTCGTGATCGCTCCCGTCCTTCCGGTCGTCGGCTTCGCGGCGGAGGAATGCGGCCTGGATCCGTCACGGCCGTTGGCACACTGCGGGTTTACTGCCTGGTTCAATCAGACTGGTCAGCCCGCCGCGGCTTTGTGTTTCGGTATCAGCGACGCGATGCCGGTGGGCCTTCAGGTGGTGGGAGCGCGATTCGCCGACCGCGAAGTGCTGCGGTTCACCAAGTGGCTGGAGCGGTCCCGACCGTTCACGATCGCCTGGCCGGAGTTCGCGTCGACGCACACCGGAGGGAGATGA
- a CDS encoding M20 family metallo-hydrolase, with translation MADPGSDLSDAAFLADFAELSEIGVTAGGGVDREAATPADGRARDWLRAWFDDHGLHCRVDAVGNMYGCARTTDGGPEAPHVLVGSHLDSQPTSGRFDGAYGVLAGAYAVAAVLADPPGGARYNVAAVNWFNEEGSRFYPSLMGSAVFAGKLSADDALDSVGKDGVTVREALNAIGFHGADAAPQASCYAEIHIEQGRSLIDQGLDVGVVTKNWTAYKYTITVHGEQSHTGATHMRYRRDALVGASQVVLAVRAVAAEFGPDTVLGSVGRMTIEPNSPVVVPARVRLIADLRALRADDLEAAHQSLMARVAEIANDGEVSVDIESAALRPSSSYQDSGIALAGAVADDLGLTWCELPTMAGHDSVNLKDVVPTVMLFVPSVDGISHNEREFTSDEQMLAGVHMLTATTRRMVAGALEAAPAT, from the coding sequence ATGGCTGACCCGGGTTCGGACCTCTCCGACGCCGCTTTCCTCGCCGACTTCGCCGAGCTGTCGGAGATCGGCGTGACGGCGGGAGGCGGAGTGGACCGTGAAGCGGCCACCCCGGCAGATGGGAGGGCGCGCGACTGGTTGAGGGCGTGGTTCGACGACCATGGACTGCATTGCCGGGTGGACGCGGTCGGCAATATGTACGGCTGCGCTCGCACCACCGATGGTGGCCCAGAAGCCCCCCACGTCCTGGTCGGATCTCATCTCGACAGTCAGCCCACATCCGGACGGTTCGACGGTGCCTACGGTGTTCTCGCCGGTGCGTACGCGGTGGCAGCCGTGCTGGCCGACCCGCCTGGCGGGGCTCGGTACAACGTCGCCGCGGTGAACTGGTTCAACGAGGAGGGGTCGCGGTTCTACCCCAGTCTGATGGGCAGCGCTGTCTTCGCCGGCAAGCTCAGCGCGGACGACGCGCTCGACAGTGTCGGCAAGGATGGCGTGACGGTGCGGGAGGCATTGAACGCCATCGGATTCCATGGCGCCGACGCCGCGCCGCAGGCGAGCTGCTACGCCGAGATCCACATCGAACAGGGGCGCTCGTTGATCGACCAGGGGCTCGACGTCGGCGTCGTCACCAAGAACTGGACAGCGTACAAGTACACGATCACGGTGCACGGCGAGCAGTCCCACACAGGCGCCACCCACATGCGGTACCGCCGCGACGCCCTGGTCGGTGCCAGCCAGGTGGTGTTGGCCGTCCGTGCGGTGGCCGCCGAGTTCGGTCCCGACACGGTGCTCGGGTCGGTGGGCCGGATGACGATCGAACCCAACTCGCCCGTGGTGGTGCCCGCGCGCGTTCGGTTGATCGCCGACCTACGGGCACTTCGCGCTGATGACCTGGAGGCCGCGCATCAGTCGTTGATGGCGCGTGTTGCGGAGATCGCGAACGACGGCGAGGTGAGCGTCGACATCGAATCCGCCGCCTTGCGACCCTCGAGCAGCTACCAGGATTCCGGCATTGCCCTGGCAGGTGCGGTTGCCGACGATCTCGGCCTGACGTGGTGCGAGCTGCCGACGATGGCAGGCCACGACTCCGTGAACCTGAAGGACGTGGTGCCAACGGTGATGCTCTTCGTCCCCAGTGTCGACGGCATCTCCCACAACGAACGAGAATTCACCTCCGACGAGCAGATGCTCGCCGGGGTCCACATGCTCACGGCGACGACCCGCCGGATGGTCGCCGGCGCACTCGAGGCGGCCCCGGCCACGTGA
- a CDS encoding sodium:solute symporter family protein, with translation MNSTTTRWNPSTAWEADMLIMLAMLAVFYAIVVAILYISQQKTAPTFDEYAVGGRSYGPWYVAMSYVNSWWPGSTFIAFFGLAAGAGVFGLYGLAYSSLGVAMMYFMATRAWRWGKKYDLRSQPDLLGKRFDSSAVKVIASVIGIVSLFPWVVLGMQALGTVFEIASDGAWSVTTCLLVGLAVIVIRQYWTVRMGMRGLIMTDAFQGTVAYVFSAIVCVVLLSGAAGSPISFADLNDVADKYLVLPGDGDSYGPLYIFALIFTGVIGSLCWPTSFQRIYTASSVRSVKSGTLCTVLISGVFYTLLMLVGIAATGLPDVAAAPQGGWFSIMSDYGGTWMLGLGVTIVFAASMGHIDGSVQVCGLQIANDLVNTEKRPLSDKQLTYVAKTSMAVFMVLAGVVAYATFNMERLQLLAQISYQGVVQLAVPLFLGIFWRGGNKQGAVAGMVVGFVVAMVLTWIYPDDIRGLGSLTGGIVGIAVNLAIFLGAAAFIKSDDAEKARVDDMFAAAKTSVKAPPPVHDESMDGQLHELAKTSREQALDG, from the coding sequence GTGAACTCGACGACGACTCGCTGGAACCCATCGACAGCCTGGGAGGCTGACATGCTGATCATGCTCGCCATGTTGGCGGTGTTCTACGCAATCGTCGTAGCAATTCTCTACATCTCGCAGCAGAAGACTGCACCGACGTTCGACGAGTACGCGGTAGGTGGTCGTAGTTACGGGCCGTGGTACGTGGCGATGAGCTATGTGAACTCGTGGTGGCCCGGTTCCACGTTCATCGCCTTCTTCGGACTCGCCGCTGGTGCCGGGGTCTTCGGGCTGTACGGCCTTGCCTACTCGAGCCTCGGAGTGGCGATGATGTACTTCATGGCCACCCGGGCATGGCGCTGGGGCAAGAAGTACGACCTGCGTTCACAGCCCGATCTGCTGGGCAAGCGGTTCGACTCGTCGGCGGTCAAGGTGATCGCCAGCGTCATCGGGATCGTCTCGCTCTTCCCGTGGGTGGTGCTCGGAATGCAGGCACTGGGAACAGTTTTCGAGATTGCAAGTGATGGCGCATGGTCGGTTACCACCTGCCTGCTCGTCGGTCTCGCAGTCATCGTCATTCGGCAGTACTGGACTGTCCGGATGGGCATGCGCGGCCTGATCATGACCGACGCCTTTCAGGGCACGGTGGCGTACGTCTTCTCGGCGATCGTGTGCGTGGTGTTGCTGTCCGGCGCCGCGGGCAGCCCGATCAGCTTCGCCGACCTCAACGACGTCGCCGACAAGTACCTGGTGCTCCCCGGCGACGGCGACAGCTACGGGCCGCTCTACATCTTCGCGCTGATCTTCACCGGCGTCATCGGATCCCTCTGTTGGCCAACAAGTTTCCAGCGCATCTACACCGCCTCCAGTGTGCGATCCGTGAAATCCGGGACATTGTGCACCGTGCTGATCTCCGGCGTCTTCTACACGCTGTTGATGCTGGTCGGCATCGCTGCCACCGGGTTGCCCGACGTGGCCGCCGCTCCACAGGGGGGCTGGTTCAGCATCATGTCTGATTACGGCGGCACATGGATGTTGGGCCTCGGCGTCACGATCGTCTTCGCCGCGTCCATGGGCCACATCGATGGGAGCGTGCAGGTCTGCGGGCTTCAGATCGCCAATGACCTGGTCAACACCGAGAAGCGACCGCTCTCCGACAAGCAGTTGACTTACGTTGCGAAGACCTCGATGGCCGTGTTCATGGTGCTGGCAGGCGTCGTCGCCTATGCGACGTTCAACATGGAGCGGCTACAGCTTCTGGCGCAGATCTCCTACCAGGGTGTCGTGCAGCTTGCGGTTCCCCTGTTCCTCGGCATCTTCTGGCGCGGTGGCAACAAGCAGGGCGCTGTCGCGGGAATGGTGGTGGGCTTCGTGGTCGCGATGGTTCTGACGTGGATCTACCCCGATGACATCCGTGGGCTCGGCAGTCTGACCGGCGGTATCGTCGGCATCGCGGTCAACCTGGCGATCTTCCTGGGGGCTGCAGCGTTCATCAAGTCCGACGACGCGGAGAAAGCGAGAGTGGACGACATGTTCGCGGCCGCCAAGACCAGTGTGAAAGCACCGCCGCCGGTGCACGATGAATCCATGGACGGACAACTGCACGAGTTGGCCAAGACGTCGCGGGAGCAAGCGTTAGATGGCTGA
- a CDS encoding inositol monophosphatase family protein, whose translation MLKRKHDVLLVGCTPWCRTTTLTGPVRRCIFSHAAHRPPRVDRYMELTPAFTNQKWSTPTLLFMSTGRAERIGLSMRLADVAGRISREHFEKRNLQVQTKADGTPVTDADRGIERLLRDAVGAEFADDGFTGEEYPETHGSSGFRWIVDPIDGTKSFVRGIPLYANLIALQEDGEIVFGLINLPSAQTTVHAELGKGCWSNGVQVRVSDRNDLDGAYVMATWLEDWDLQVIDDLHACGAVLRTWGDAFGYAMVACGRVDAVVDYTAQPFDLAPMSVIIEEAGGRFTSLDGRRTFDALNGMASNGLIHDELLEHVSPKTASTTDAQ comes from the coding sequence GTGCTCAAGCGCAAGCATGACGTGCTCCTTGTCGGCTGCACCCCGTGGTGTAGGACGACAACGCTAACCGGGCCGGTTCGGCGTTGCATCTTTTCGCACGCTGCCCACCGGCCGCCTCGAGTCGACCGTTACATGGAGTTAACGCCAGCATTTACGAACCAGAAATGGTCTACTCCGACGCTGTTATTCATGAGCACAGGACGCGCGGAGCGCATCGGGTTGAGCATGCGGCTCGCCGATGTAGCGGGTCGGATCTCGCGCGAACACTTCGAGAAGCGCAACCTGCAGGTGCAGACCAAGGCAGACGGCACGCCGGTCACCGACGCCGACCGAGGGATCGAGCGATTGCTCCGTGACGCGGTCGGAGCCGAGTTCGCAGACGATGGCTTCACCGGCGAGGAGTACCCGGAGACTCACGGCAGCAGCGGGTTCCGCTGGATCGTGGACCCCATCGACGGCACCAAATCGTTCGTACGGGGGATTCCGCTGTATGCGAATCTGATTGCCTTGCAGGAAGACGGAGAGATCGTGTTCGGCCTCATCAACCTGCCCAGTGCGCAGACCACTGTTCACGCCGAATTGGGAAAGGGCTGCTGGAGCAACGGCGTGCAGGTGCGGGTGTCCGACCGCAACGATCTCGATGGTGCCTACGTGATGGCGACGTGGCTCGAGGACTGGGATCTCCAGGTCATCGACGATCTGCACGCCTGCGGGGCGGTACTGCGCACGTGGGGGGATGCGTTCGGCTACGCGATGGTGGCCTGCGGCCGCGTCGACGCCGTGGTCGACTACACCGCGCAACCCTTCGACCTGGCGCCGATGTCGGTCATCATCGAGGAGGCGGGCGGCCGGTTCACCAGTCTCGACGGCCGCAGGACCTTCGACGCGCTGAACGGAATGGCGAGCAACGGGCTCATTCACGACGAGCTGCTCGAACACGTATCCCCGAAGACCGCATCCACCACGGATGCCCAGTGA
- a CDS encoding GntR family transcriptional regulator, with product MLALEHANAALRRLAEELTELGASRMPTERALADRLQTSRTTVRKALELLENDGTIRRVRGRSGGSYLTKVQLQDAASQTARPFCSGRGVLRSLNTVKGIPEILHEQGFRDGTTVIRSGLAPAPSRVREALQLSSDEFVVSLLRLRHADGDTLSLERMFLRTEVADVLSTEMKSIYRTLGSQFGVQICAADESIEMAAISQSEGVLLGLPAGTPVLKLRRVGYDQYGRALEYSVDLFRADRTRLHVRSQSSPSTDTGPSFVQPAAGIGSKPARYRS from the coding sequence ATGCTTGCGCTTGAGCACGCGAATGCAGCATTGAGGCGGCTAGCGGAGGAACTCACGGAACTGGGTGCGTCCAGGATGCCCACTGAGCGTGCGCTGGCCGACCGCCTACAGACCTCGCGCACCACGGTCCGGAAGGCGCTGGAACTACTCGAGAACGACGGAACGATTCGCCGGGTCAGGGGGCGTTCGGGAGGGTCCTACCTGACCAAGGTGCAACTACAGGACGCCGCATCGCAGACAGCTCGGCCGTTCTGCAGCGGACGGGGCGTGCTGCGCAGCCTCAACACGGTGAAGGGAATCCCGGAGATTCTGCACGAGCAGGGCTTTCGCGACGGCACGACGGTCATCCGTTCGGGCTTGGCGCCTGCCCCGTCTCGGGTGCGTGAGGCGCTGCAGTTGTCGAGCGACGAATTCGTGGTCTCGTTACTGAGGCTTCGCCATGCCGACGGCGACACTCTCTCCCTCGAACGGATGTTCCTGCGCACCGAGGTGGCTGACGTCCTCAGCACGGAGATGAAGTCGATCTACCGCACTCTGGGGTCACAGTTCGGCGTGCAGATCTGCGCTGCGGACGAGTCGATCGAAATGGCCGCTATCTCACAGTCCGAAGGCGTACTGCTCGGCCTCCCGGCAGGCACCCCCGTGCTCAAGCTGAGGCGCGTCGGCTACGACCAGTATGGCCGCGCCCTGGAGTACTCCGTTGACCTCTTCCGAGCCGACCGGACGCGGTTGCACGTGCGGTCACAGTCGTCGCCGTCAACGGATACCGGACCCAGCTTTGTGCAACCGGCTGCGGGCATCGGATCGAAACCAGCTCGTTACCGGAGCTGA
- a CDS encoding helix-turn-helix transcriptional regulator, which produces MTDQLNEMATGLMSPVPEHRGAALLELLHAAGVAVAGMLTALDSNRRIVVVARSGHHEGLRDQVTRSLLTPRGRHVGALHLTFVSTPLPLPAVAVLDMLIPHAAAVAASVGRRSQLGLTPREDDILCAIAAGYTNAEISERDSVSVRTVTTQVESIFRKLGVRNRVQAARVAMDCCLQDRRSSAPHYSAGLTSDQGREAS; this is translated from the coding sequence ATGACAGACCAGTTGAACGAGATGGCGACCGGTCTCATGTCCCCGGTTCCGGAGCACCGTGGTGCGGCCTTACTGGAACTGCTGCACGCTGCCGGTGTCGCCGTCGCAGGCATGCTGACCGCGCTCGACTCGAATCGTCGAATCGTGGTCGTCGCACGTAGTGGCCACCACGAGGGCCTGCGCGACCAGGTCACCAGATCGCTGCTGACTCCGCGCGGCCGGCACGTGGGCGCCCTGCACCTCACCTTCGTCTCCACACCGCTCCCGCTGCCTGCGGTCGCCGTACTGGACATGCTGATACCGCACGCGGCGGCCGTCGCCGCGTCGGTCGGCCGCCGATCTCAGCTCGGGTTGACGCCCAGGGAGGACGACATTCTGTGCGCGATCGCCGCTGGTTACACCAATGCCGAGATCTCCGAGCGGGATTCGGTGTCGGTTCGAACGGTCACGACTCAGGTCGAGTCGATCTTCCGGAAGCTCGGAGTTCGCAACCGCGTTCAAGCCGCCAGGGTCGCCATGGACTGCTGTCTGCAGGACCGCCGCTCGTCGGCTCCGCATTACAGCGCCGGCTTGACCTCCGACCAGGGCCGCGAAGCCTCGTAG
- a CDS encoding amidase family protein — MNDADLCWMPATELAAAVRTGSITPTEIAGVFADRIETINPDLNAYIHFDREQVLADADTLQEEAARGMSAGPLHGVPFSIKGLTTMAGLPLDSSLKPRAGTMGSHDATVVTRLKEAGGLFLGKTNAPEFGYYGGTDSHLYGPTHNPWRRGHTAGGSSGGAAAAVASGLGPLAEGADGAGSVRIPSAMCGVVGFKPSLGRIPHTLLDGRHYTHVFHGPITRTVADAALMFSVMSGPADSDPNSVPDDGVDYASSIEGDVAGWRVAWSPDLGLGYVDPEVVSVCSEAVRAFEALGAVVEEATPDWGNPEEAMWKGLWVPGYSCEYDVLDWKSQRGEVDDQLIEIFAQAETLTAVEIGRAEAFRGRMWDTFSAFMRTYDILVSPTLATPTFPLDRFAPEWLDGQSLQRQLLGWLLTYPFNMTTTPAITVPAGFTRDGRPVGLQIAGRHRADAAVLRAAANYEASRPWSEVKPAL, encoded by the coding sequence GTGAACGACGCCGATCTGTGTTGGATGCCCGCAACCGAACTCGCCGCTGCAGTGCGGACCGGTTCGATCACCCCGACGGAGATCGCCGGCGTGTTCGCCGACCGCATCGAGACGATCAACCCAGATCTCAACGCGTACATCCACTTCGACCGCGAACAGGTCTTGGCCGACGCCGACACCCTGCAGGAGGAAGCGGCACGGGGCATGAGTGCGGGACCATTGCACGGCGTTCCGTTCTCCATCAAGGGGCTGACCACGATGGCCGGTCTGCCCTTGGACAGCTCCCTCAAGCCGCGGGCTGGAACGATGGGATCCCACGACGCCACTGTGGTGACGCGGTTGAAAGAAGCCGGCGGCCTCTTCCTGGGCAAGACCAACGCACCTGAGTTCGGCTACTACGGCGGAACCGACAGCCATCTCTACGGCCCCACCCACAACCCGTGGAGACGGGGCCACACCGCCGGCGGTTCGAGCGGTGGGGCCGCCGCAGCAGTGGCGTCAGGTCTGGGGCCGTTGGCGGAGGGCGCGGACGGAGCAGGCTCTGTTCGAATTCCGTCGGCGATGTGCGGGGTGGTCGGGTTCAAGCCCTCTTTGGGCCGCATCCCACACACGCTTCTCGACGGGCGCCACTACACCCATGTCTTCCATGGGCCGATTACCCGGACCGTGGCAGATGCGGCCTTGATGTTCTCGGTCATGTCCGGACCCGCGGACTCCGACCCGAACAGCGTGCCGGACGACGGCGTCGACTACGCGTCGAGCATCGAGGGCGACGTCGCCGGCTGGCGGGTCGCATGGTCACCCGACCTGGGCCTCGGGTACGTAGACCCCGAAGTGGTGTCGGTGTGCTCGGAGGCGGTGCGTGCTTTCGAAGCTCTCGGCGCCGTGGTCGAGGAGGCCACGCCCGATTGGGGCAACCCGGAGGAAGCCATGTGGAAGGGGCTGTGGGTACCCGGTTACTCATGCGAGTACGACGTGCTCGACTGGAAGTCTCAGCGCGGCGAGGTCGACGATCAACTCATCGAGATCTTCGCGCAGGCCGAGACGCTCACCGCGGTCGAGATCGGCCGGGCGGAGGCGTTCCGCGGCAGGATGTGGGACACCTTCAGCGCATTCATGCGGACGTACGACATTCTGGTGAGCCCCACTTTGGCCACGCCCACCTTTCCGCTCGATCGCTTCGCTCCGGAATGGTTGGACGGCCAATCGCTGCAACGCCAACTCCTTGGCTGGTTGCTCACCTACCCCTTCAACATGACGACGACGCCGGCGATCACCGTTCCGGCCGGGTTCACCCGTGACGGCCGTCCTGTCGGGTTACAGATCGCGGGTCGGCACCGCGCCGACGCTGCGGTCTTGCGCGCCGCGGCCAACTACGAGGCTTCGCGGCCCTGGTCGGAGGTCAAGCCGGCGCTGTAA
- a CDS encoding DUF3618 domain-containing protein has protein sequence MADRDPDTIKADIDQAREQLAVTVDSLAARANPSRIADDLKSSVLRFVTQPQVIASLAGIGVVIVIVAIRRRR, from the coding sequence GTGGCGGACCGGGATCCGGACACCATCAAGGCTGATATCGATCAGGCGCGCGAGCAGTTGGCGGTCACCGTCGACTCACTGGCCGCCAGGGCGAATCCCAGCCGCATCGCCGACGATCTGAAGAGCAGCGTTCTTCGGTTCGTCACGCAGCCGCAGGTGATCGCCTCGCTGGCCGGGATCGGCGTCGTGATCGTCATCGTGGCGATCCGCCGCAGGCGGTAA
- the bcp gene encoding thioredoxin-dependent thiol peroxidase produces the protein MPQTPRFEVGDEAPAFTLPDADGNPVSLADYKGRKVIVYFYPAASTPGCTKEACDFRDNLAELNEAGLDVLGISPDKPAKLAKFRDAEGLTFPLLSDPDREVLEAWGAYGEKKMYGKTVQGVIRSTFIVDEDGRIAVAQYNIRATGHVAKLRRDLSV, from the coding sequence ATGCCGCAAACGCCCAGATTCGAAGTCGGCGACGAAGCGCCCGCGTTCACCCTCCCCGACGCCGACGGCAACCCCGTCAGCCTCGCCGACTACAAGGGGCGCAAGGTGATCGTCTACTTCTACCCCGCCGCGTCGACACCGGGCTGCACCAAAGAGGCCTGCGACTTCCGCGACAACCTGGCCGAACTCAACGAGGCCGGTCTCGACGTCCTCGGCATCTCCCCCGACAAACCGGCCAAGCTCGCCAAGTTCCGCGATGCCGAAGGCCTCACGTTCCCGCTGCTGTCCGACCCCGACCGCGAGGTCCTCGAAGCGTGGGGCGCCTACGGGGAGAAGAAGATGTACGGCAAGACGGTGCAGGGTGTCATCCGGTCGACGTTCATCGTCGACGAGGACGGCAGGATCGCGGTGGCGCAGTACAACATCCGCGCCACCGGGCACGTCGCGAAACTACGGCGCGACCTGTCCGTCTGA